TCGCGGAGATAGGAGCCTCCGACGTGGTACGCTCCGTCCAGGAACTCGGCGACCACCGGGGCCGGAAGGAAGAGGACCTCTCCCTCGGAATCGAAGAGCTTCGCCTTCGCCACGGCCCCGGGGTGCCCACGAAGGACGTCGATCAAGAACGAGGTGTCGAGACAGCGCGCCAATCAGCCTCCGCTCCGCAGGAGCCGATCGAAGCGCTCCTCGTCCATGCGCCGCGCCCGCTTGCGCTCGGCCGCGATCTCGCGGAAGCGGTTCGCGGGTAAGTCCTTCCAGGCTCCGGCGAAGCTGGAGAGCGGTCGGCGCCTTCCGGCGAGCCGCTTGACCACCTGACTGAACGTCTCGCCCGGACGCTTGTGCCGCTTCAGGAGGTCGTAGGCTTCCCGATCCAGTGCGATGGACGTGGTCTCCATGGGCTCTGGCTATGTCTACCATAGTGGGAGTACATAGCGCTTCCTCCCAGCCTGCTCAACGCCCACGAGCGTAGCAACGGGCTCGGACTTCCCACGTTGACTGTCCCATCGCATCGCGGCACCTTATCGAGGGATGGGGGACGACCTCCGGCTCGTTGCCTTCCCCCCCGGTTCGGCCGCCGCCACCCCGGCTACCCCTCGCACTCCCTCCGCGCCGCCTCCTCCTCGGCCTCCCGCTCGTCGCTCTCCCGCACCGCGTCTTCCCATCCCTCCAAGTAGAGCCGTTCCAGGGCCGCCACCACCTCCGGCGGGGTCCGCACCATCAGCAGCTCGACATACGCCCGATGCACGGCC
This genomic stretch from Thermoplasmata archaeon harbors:
- a CDS encoding antitoxin VapB family protein, translating into METTSIALDREAYDLLKRHKRPGETFSQVVKRLAGRRRPLSSFAGAWKDLPANRFREIAAERKRARRMDEERFDRLLRSGG